One segment of Pseudophryne corroboree isolate aPseCor3 chromosome 10, aPseCor3.hap2, whole genome shotgun sequence DNA contains the following:
- the LOC134966561 gene encoding transcription factor HES-5-like codes for MAPGFHLLQEAKKAQLGGLKKNKIRKPVIEKMRRDRINNSIEQLRILLDKDIQTHHQHSKLEKADILEMAVKYLQQQRLHSMNDPQNAQDLYYQGYYMCLKETMRFLQNPEQTQGKILRHITRYQSETLTEYNPHYCPASLHRDTCNTPEGNTEIWRPW; via the exons ATGGCTCCAGGTTTCCACTTATTACAAGAGGCCAAAAAAGCACAGCTGGGTGGACTGAAAAAAAACAAG ATAAGGAAGCCGGTCATTGAGAAGATGAGGAGAGATCGCATCAATAACAGCATCGAACAGCTCAGAATATTACTGGACAAAGACATCCAGACGCACCACCAGCACTCCAAACTAGAGAAAGCAGATATTCTGGAAATGGCAGTAAAATATCTCCAGCAACAGAGACTGCACAGTATGAATG ATCCCCAGAACGCACAGGACTTATATTACCAAGGATACTACATGTGTCTCAAAGAGACAATGAGATTTCTGCAGAACCCAGAGCAAACACAAGGGAAAATACTCAGACACATTACCAGGTATCAAAGCGAAACACTCACTGAGTACAATCCCCACTACTGCCCTGCCTCACTGCATAGAGATACCTGTAATACCCCAGAAGGTAACACAGAGATATGGAGGCCTTGGTAG